From Psychroflexus torquis ATCC 700755, the proteins below share one genomic window:
- a CDS encoding tetratricopeptide repeat protein — MATYRKRGYKPKNKAERENQIESESTTAEVFNTLDEGASSTEEFLSKYQKPIFGVIIAVAIVIFAIIGYQKFIQDPNEVEAANEMNQAQQFFDSAIEASGTEQDSLFKRSLKGGNGKFGFEDISSNYSGTKSGELSNYYAGISHLNIGNYQEAIEYLDKFKAEDEILTPIAKGSIGDAFLQLDQPEEALDYFVAAANLRTNDFTTPKFLMKAAVTAISLKDGEKAEKYLNRIKDEYPNSIEAKNADIYLGQAEAL, encoded by the coding sequence ATGGCAACATATAGAAAAAGAGGTTACAAACCAAAGAACAAGGCTGAACGCGAAAATCAGATTGAAAGTGAATCGACAACTGCTGAAGTATTTAATACTTTAGATGAGGGCGCTAGTAGTACTGAAGAGTTTTTATCCAAATACCAAAAACCAATCTTTGGGGTAATTATAGCTGTAGCTATAGTGATATTCGCCATTATCGGGTATCAGAAATTTATTCAGGATCCTAATGAAGTAGAAGCTGCAAATGAGATGAATCAAGCTCAGCAATTTTTCGACTCTGCAATTGAAGCTTCAGGAACAGAACAAGACTCTCTATTTAAGAGATCTTTAAAAGGGGGTAACGGTAAATTTGGATTTGAAGACATTTCTTCTAATTATAGCGGTACTAAATCTGGTGAGCTATCCAATTACTATGCGGGAATCTCTCATCTTAACATTGGTAACTATCAAGAAGCAATTGAATATTTGGATAAATTTAAGGCTGAAGATGAAATCTTGACGCCTATTGCCAAAGGATCTATTGGTGATGCTTTCTTGCAGCTAGACCAACCAGAAGAAGCTCTAGATTATTTCGTTGCTGCTGCAAACCTTCGCACTAATGACTTTACAACTCCTAAGTTTTTGATGAAAGCTGCGGTCACTGCAATTAGCCTTAAAGATGGTGAAAAAGCAGAAAAATACCTCAATCGTATCAAGGATGAATATCCTAACTCTATTGAAGCTAAAAATGCTGATATTTATTTAGGACAAGCAGAAGCTCTGTAA
- the ribH gene encoding 6,7-dimethyl-8-ribityllumazine synthase, translated as MATSEKNLSVYDKESLPNCKDMKIGFVVSEWNEDITQNLFQGGFDALIDVGVLKDNIVRWNVPGSFELPYGCKKMQESFDMLDAIVAVGNVIQGETKHFDFVCQGLTQGIMDLNLKGDIPVIFCVLTDNTRAQSEARSGGVHGNKGTEAAIAAIKMAQLRKDAKFYKA; from the coding sequence ATGGCAACTTCAGAAAAAAATCTTTCTGTTTACGATAAGGAATCCTTACCGAACTGTAAGGACATGAAAATAGGCTTTGTAGTATCGGAATGGAATGAAGATATCACTCAAAATCTTTTTCAAGGTGGATTTGATGCTCTTATAGATGTTGGAGTTCTTAAGGACAACATCGTAAGGTGGAATGTTCCTGGTAGTTTTGAACTTCCTTACGGCTGTAAAAAAATGCAAGAAAGTTTCGATATGCTCGATGCTATTGTTGCTGTTGGGAACGTTATTCAGGGTGAAACTAAGCACTTTGATTTTGTCTGCCAAGGATTGACCCAAGGGATCATGGATCTCAATTTGAAAGGTGACATCCCCGTCATTTTTTGTGTATTGACAGATAATACGAGAGCTCAATCTGAAGCTCGATCTGGAGGAGTTCATGGCAATAAAGGCACGGAAGCTGCAATTGCTGCTATCAAAATGGCTCAACTGAGAAAAGATGCAAAATTTTATAAAGCTTAG
- a CDS encoding rhomboid family intramembrane serine protease: MGRITDTVKVLLIANILFFFGANYLGDYAYKIFALWFPENPNFGIWQIITHMFMHGSFSHILFNMFALYMFGSLLEEYLGQSKFIFIYFSAGLGAAGLQILFSYIGFNEAYQAYIEANVSPDEISKIFESVRSTGEYRVYPSIPKELSNQLFSNYLTPMVGASGAIFGILAAFAVVYPNLPLFIIFIPIPIKAKYLIGGYFLMNLFSAVTGVTLLGPSNTAYWAHIGGAVIGFITMWYWKKNSFDTNRWN; the protein is encoded by the coding sequence ATGGGAAGGATTACCGACACTGTAAAAGTCTTATTAATAGCCAATATTTTATTCTTCTTTGGAGCCAATTATTTAGGTGATTATGCCTATAAAATTTTTGCACTTTGGTTTCCCGAAAACCCAAATTTTGGAATTTGGCAAATCATTACGCATATGTTTATGCATGGCAGTTTTTCTCATATTCTTTTTAATATGTTTGCTTTGTATATGTTTGGAAGTTTATTGGAGGAATACTTAGGTCAGAGTAAATTCATATTTATCTATTTCTCAGCTGGACTTGGAGCGGCAGGTCTTCAGATATTATTTAGTTATATTGGTTTTAATGAAGCTTATCAAGCCTATATTGAAGCAAATGTAAGTCCAGACGAGATTTCTAAAATATTTGAAAGCGTGAGATCCACAGGAGAATATAGAGTATATCCGTCTATACCGAAAGAACTTAGCAACCAGCTTTTCAGTAATTATTTGACTCCCATGGTTGGTGCTTCTGGAGCTATTTTTGGAATTTTAGCAGCCTTTGCTGTTGTTTACCCTAACTTACCTTTATTTATAATTTTTATCCCTATTCCTATTAAGGCAAAATATTTAATAGGTGGATACTTTTTGATGAATTTGTTTTCTGCTGTTACAGGTGTTACCTTGCTAGGCCCCTCTAATACTGCTTATTGGGCTCATATTGGAGGTGCGGTTATCGGGTTTATTACTATGTGGTACTGGAAAAAGAATTCATTTGACACTAATAGATGGAACTAA
- the mutL gene encoding DNA mismatch repair endonuclease MutL, producing the protein MSNIIQLLPDHVANQIAAGEVVQRPASVVKELMENAVDANATLVSLIIKEGGKTLIQVVDNGSGMTDTDARLSFERHATSKIKAAEDLFHLHTKGFRGEALASIAAVSHVDMKTKTEVEEVGTHLMVEGSHITQQEPCVTPIGTSISVKNLFFNIPARRNFLKSASVEHKHVIDEFQRVALVHPSVAFKFIHNDSELFNLPVANFRHRIVGVMGSKMNEKLVPVKEETDLIQLYGFVGKPEFAKKSRGEQFFFVNDRFIKHPYLHHAVSSAFEGLLKDKAYPTYFLYLQVNPESIDINIHPTKTEVKFDNEHAIYSILRSSVKHSLGQFNVSPVLDFNKDASMETGYDQHKLGAKIPSVVVDRNFNPFEAEYKFSSTFKLPSSKRNTPNPSWEALYTNLEGQDDDLLNIEVDSEQVSGSLFQGEHTQHKSSGTFQFQRKYIITSTKSEMLIIDQHRAHFRILYEELLRNITAKPALSQQLLFPLKLQLDTNEISVFKTLKESLTNAGFSISEIGEDFVKINGIPNRLPESETSILLDQLLSDFESDIPDSGFDQTDRLAKSLAQSMAIKNGAVLHKEEQTELVNLLFSCKEPMLTPLNRLVFVKQSASDFDKKFM; encoded by the coding sequence ATGAGCAATATTATCCAGTTATTACCAGACCATGTTGCGAATCAAATCGCAGCAGGAGAAGTAGTACAACGTCCAGCATCGGTTGTTAAAGAACTTATGGAAAACGCTGTAGATGCTAATGCTACTTTAGTGTCTTTAATTATTAAAGAAGGAGGGAAGACACTCATCCAAGTTGTAGATAATGGTTCGGGAATGACCGATACTGATGCTCGTTTATCGTTCGAACGTCATGCCACCTCAAAAATTAAAGCGGCTGAAGATTTATTCCATTTGCATACTAAAGGCTTTAGGGGAGAAGCTTTAGCTTCAATAGCTGCAGTTTCTCATGTTGATATGAAAACTAAAACAGAAGTCGAAGAGGTTGGAACTCATCTTATGGTTGAAGGTAGCCATATTACTCAACAGGAACCTTGTGTTACCCCTATAGGGACTTCTATTTCTGTCAAAAATCTTTTTTTTAATATTCCTGCGCGACGTAACTTTTTAAAATCTGCAAGTGTAGAACATAAACACGTCATCGATGAATTCCAAAGGGTTGCCCTAGTTCATCCGTCTGTTGCTTTTAAATTTATTCATAACGATAGTGAATTGTTTAATTTACCAGTAGCAAATTTCAGACATCGTATTGTTGGAGTGATGGGGTCTAAAATGAATGAAAAATTAGTTCCCGTTAAAGAAGAAACTGATTTGATTCAACTTTATGGTTTTGTAGGTAAGCCTGAATTTGCAAAGAAATCACGTGGAGAACAGTTTTTCTTTGTTAACGACAGATTTATAAAGCATCCTTATTTACACCATGCGGTCTCTAGTGCTTTTGAAGGTTTATTAAAAGATAAGGCTTATCCAACCTACTTCCTCTATTTACAGGTAAATCCAGAGTCTATAGATATAAATATTCATCCTACAAAAACAGAAGTTAAATTCGATAATGAGCACGCTATTTATTCAATTTTGAGAAGTAGTGTAAAGCATAGTCTTGGTCAATTCAACGTATCGCCAGTCTTGGACTTCAATAAGGATGCAAGTATGGAAACAGGCTATGATCAACATAAGCTTGGAGCTAAAATTCCTTCTGTTGTAGTCGATCGGAACTTTAATCCTTTTGAAGCTGAATATAAATTTAGCTCAACATTTAAGTTGCCATCTTCAAAACGCAATACACCCAATCCTAGTTGGGAAGCGCTTTATACAAATCTTGAAGGGCAGGATGATGATTTATTGAATATCGAGGTAGATAGTGAACAAGTCTCTGGCTCGTTGTTTCAAGGAGAACACACTCAGCATAAATCGTCTGGGACGTTTCAATTTCAAAGAAAATATATCATTACTTCAACTAAATCTGAAATGCTTATTATAGATCAACATAGAGCGCACTTCAGAATTTTGTACGAAGAGCTTCTAAGGAACATTACAGCCAAGCCAGCCTTAAGTCAGCAGTTGTTATTTCCATTAAAACTTCAGCTAGACACCAATGAGATAAGTGTTTTTAAAACCTTAAAAGAGTCTTTAACCAATGCCGGGTTTTCAATTTCGGAAATCGGAGAAGACTTTGTGAAAATAAATGGAATTCCTAATCGTTTACCCGAGAGCGAAACTTCGATTTTACTAGATCAACTCTTGTCAGATTTCGAGAGTGATATTCCAGATTCCGGATTTGATCAAACAGATAGGTTGGCCAAATCCTTGGCTCAAAGCATGGCTATTAAAAATGGAGCTGTTTTGCATAAAGAAGAGCAAACAGAACTTGTAAATCTGTTATTTTCTTGCAAAGAACCAATGCTAACTCCTTTAAATCGCTTAGTTTTCGTGAAACAATCAGCATCAGACTTCGATAAAAAATTTATGTAA